CAGGATGGAAATACTATTTACAGTTCATCCTCTAAGCAGATTGTTACTGAAGCGGAGGTTGCTACTCAGGGGACCGTCACGTTTAATAGTCAAGAATACACCATTGATGGTGGTAGCTGGAACGAGTTCATTTCTGGAGAGATATTATTTGATATGTATCAACAGGGAGATGGTTTCCAGGATTTTGGTATCGGTATTACCCTGATTTCTAACGACCCTGAAGGAATCGTTTCCGGAACATACACATTTAATGGTAGCGGGCTTAAATTTGATGATAGTTCCCAAGTTTCCACTACCAATAGCAGTCTCGTATCTACCTACTACGATGCTACAGGAGGTACCATAATATTGACTATTGAGGCCAATGGTGACTATACTCTGGAAATGGATTTCACTACGACTAGTGGCTCTGTTACTGGAACTTACACCATACCCAAAGTATATTAAACAACATAAATTTATAGGTATGTAAACAAAGCAGCACCTCTCCAACTGAACTGGGAGGTGCTGTTCTATTATGGAAGTAAGGTATTAAATTAGCTAATGAATTCAATTAAGACTAAACAAGCTATTCCACTACCTGTAACTTACTTTGTTATTCGGGGTCTTCTACACTGGCAAAAAGGTTGTTTAAAGTTTCTCCGTAGGTAGGATGAGCGAAAATTCCATCTCTTAACTGCTCGTAGGTAAGCCCACCCATCATCGCAATTTCCAGCATTGACATCATTTCACCTCCAACTTCTGCCAGACAGCTAGCCCCTAAAATCGTTTTGTCCTCAGGGCTTACCAACACTTTAAGTATACCACTAGTTTCATTAGCTTCTATTGCTCGTGCTGCTTTTGACATGGGCATCTGAGCTATCTGGTACTCAATACCTTGCTCTTTTGCCATCTTCTCATTTAAACCTACCCTCCCGAGTTCGGGTTTGGTAAACATAGTATATGGCACTAGGCGATCACTAATTTTTCTTTTCTTCTCTCCAAACAGATAGTCGTTTACTATTCGGAAATCATCGTAAGAAATATGTGTAAACTCAGGCCCTCCTTTGCAGTCACCCAGCGCAAATATACCTTCCACATTCGTTTCCAGATACTCATTGACTTCTATATAATCGTGTTTTGCTAGTGTAATACCACTTTGCTCAGCTTTCAGGTTTTTGGTATTCGGATTTGTTCCGATTGCAAGTAGTAAATGGGAGCCTTTAATAGTTTTATTGACCTGCCCTTCAAGACTGCACACAATGTTAGCTCCAGATTTTTCAACCTTACTGAGCTCAGAATTGAGGTATACATCTACTCCTTCTTCTTCCAGAAATTCTTTAATATATGCTGCTATGTCCTGGTCTTCTTTAGGCGCCAGTTGTTTAGCATTTTGAATGATACTGACTTTACTACCCAGCCTACGATACATTTGTCCAAACTCTAGACCTATATATGACCCTCCTAAAATGATCAGATGCTCAGGCAGCTCTTTCAGATCCATCATGCTCTTAGAGGTAAGATAGTCTATTTTATTTAACCCCTGAATGTCTGGAATACGAGGACTCGTACCCACATTAATAAATATCTTCTCAGCGGTCAGTTCTTCTTCTCCCCCCTCGTTAAGCGTGACTTTTATTTGTTTTTTACTGACAAAACTAGCTTCACCAAAAAAGTAGTCAATATTATCGCTTTCAAAAATGGTCTTTTCAACACCTTCTCTCCACTGTTTAACTATTTCATCTCTACGTTTGATTACCTGCTGAAAGTTTGTTTTGGGGGCAGTGGCTTCAATTCCTACCTCTGCTGCTGTACTTACTACATGGCTTACACTTGCAGAAGCTACCATCGTTTTGGTAGGAGTACAACCATAGTTAACACAGCTACCCCCTGGATGCTGTCGCTCTATTACTGCCGTTTTCCAGCCTTTACCTGACAAAGTGCTTGCCAAGGGGCTACCTGCCTGACCTACTCCTATTATTATTGCGTCATATGTTTTCATAAGAAAAAATCGTACGTAAAAAAATCTATCCTACTTTCAAAAAAGATAAAGAGGGGCCAGTAACAAAGCTCCTCTTTAATTCAAAAATTGTTACTAAATCAATCTTATTCAGTAGTAAAATGTTTGCAGGCAGTAGTTTACTCAGGTTTAATTAGTGAAAATAACGTTTACAAATTAAAAATTAGACTACCGCTTATCCGACTGGCCAGACCTACATTTCTGCCGGATACATACTGACCATAACCCACCGATACCCCTACTAATGAAGAAATTGGATAGTATGCATTTGCTCCTAGCTGCGCATAGTTGACACGAGTCTCGTTAAAAGGTACTTCTCCAGGGGTAATATCCGGAGCATCACTGTCCGAATACTGACTCTCAGACCAGATATCTAAATAGAATTTAGCAGCGGCAAAACCTACCTTTGCTCCTAATACAGTAGCATTTGGCACATCATTGCTGCGAAGTGAGTAGCCAGCCTGTAGGTTGGCAAATAATCCGCTCTTAGTTTGATACTGTATTAATACTTTGGGGTCCATACGCGTAGACTGGTTACCTATAGACAGAACGGCATCAGCTTCGTAGTCGCTAAGTGGAGTGGAAAGACCAAGAGCTCCTACAAAAGATAGCTTTCCCCCATCTGTTTCCAGACTTAGGGGATTCCATTCCAGAAAAAGAGACACATCCTGAAGATTATCCACATCCTGGTCAAGTGTTTCATCATCACCATCTCCTTTAGCCTGTATATAGGGCAAATTGACTATAATATCAAGTTTGTCAGTAAGTCCGTAAGCTGCAAACAATGAAATACTTTGCGTACTAATCTCGCCTCCGTAAGGAGCGGGAGCATCACGCTTTTCATCAGCAAAATAAAACTGATCATAGGATTCCCAAGAGTAAGACAAGGCAATGGTAGTATTACCCTGACCGAGCGTAAAACCATCTGTTAGGTTTTGGGCCTGTAAGCTTGAAGTAAAAAACCATAAAATGGTTAAACCTGAAATAACTTTGTAGAAGTAGGGCATCTCATAGAAAATTTTGTCAAAATAATATATGTTAAAAGAATTATTACTTATCGTTAAACAGACTAAAGTTCCTAATTTCATATCAGATAAAATGTCATTCAAAAGACAGATACTAAGCTTTTATAAAGGCTTATTCTTTAAGGTTTTGAGATATCATTTTTTGTAATTCTATGAGAATATCACATCGTAAGAAGTAAATACCATTAAGGAAATAATATCATAAATACTCCTTTATATTTGCTTACTAAAGCCTTCAGTCCATACACAAACAGGACGCTACATACGGGCAAAGATTGTTTATTATCTGCTATACATCGTCAGTTTTGAAAACACGAAAAATTGTCAAATGCATATTCAGCCTAGTATTAGTCTACTCAAGCCTTAGCATCTGCTTTTTAGCTCAGGTTGCAGGACAATCCTTAATGGTAGATCAGGCATATGCATTGTTTAAAGAAGGGAAGCTGGAAAAAAGTCGTGAAGCTATAGATATGGCTGCTGAACACCCCAGCACCGTACAAGATCCTAAAACATGGTACCTGAAAAGCTTCATTTACAAAGAACTTTCCGGTACATCTAAGTCAGATGATATTAAAAAGACAAGTATAGCCTCAGCACTTAAATGCATAAGCATAGATACCGCTGGTCGCTATACTAAAGATTGCCGTGCTATCCTCAAGTTTGTCTATACCTCATATTTGAACGATGCTGTCAACGCTTTGAACCAGCAAGAATTTTCCACTGTAATGTCTACGCTTAAGCCTATACTGGAAAGCGAAGACGAGGCAGCGAACCCACTAAGGCCTCAAGCTCTGTTTTACACAGGGTATGCTCTACTGCAGAGCAGTAAACAGCAAGAAGCCAGAGATTTCTTTTTTCGGGCATTGCAACTAGGTTTTCATGATCCTCTGATCTACGAAACTGAGGCGATGTATAGAATGAATAACTCTGAGTGGGATAGTACAAGATATTATTTAGACCAGGGACTTCAACAGTTTCCTCAGGATGCTAACCTGCTAGTGAGTAAACTCAATTTTCTGATGATGGGTGAACAGTATGAAGCTGCGGAAGAGACGGTAAAGCAGTACCTGGATCTTTACCCAGAAAATACTGAAGGGCTTCTTCTGGCAGGTACGATCTATGAAAAGCTGCTACCCCTATCTGAGGATTCAAACCTGTATTACGAAAAGCAAATTCAGGTCTACGAAAAAATTCTAAATAAAAACCCCGACCATTTACAAGCTAATTACAATCTGGGCATCGTGTATTATAACCGAGCCGTAAAAACAATCAACCAGGCCGCTCAAAACTATGACATGGATATACTGGCGTTCAATAGCCTTTTAAATGAGTGTAGTCAGCTATTCATGAAGGCCCTCCCCTATGTAGAAAAAGTAAGTAAACTTGATGACACTCATGTTAATGCGCTCAAAGCACTGGAAGGTATTTACTATAATATCAATGATTATGAGCAGTACAATTTAGTTAAAGTAAAACTTGAAAAATTGTAGACACAGTATCCACATGAAAACAAAACTTCTAATAATTAGTGCTTTGATGGTTTTCGTAGGGTTCTGTGCTGATGCTCAAACCCCAGAGAACTATAAAGAAACTCAGGACAAGATCCACACGATATATCTGTATAACTTTTCGCGATACTTCGTCTGGCCAAAAGCCAAGTACGAAGAGTTTGTGATTGGAGTTATGGGCGAACATAGTGTTTCTGATGAGCTGAAAAAAATGGCAGAGGCTAAAACCGTTGGTGGCAAGCCTATTAAGGTTAAAACTTACAGAAACCCTAAAGATATAGACACCTCCTGCCACATCGTGTTCATTCCTTATGAAAACAGTTACTGGCTCAGTGAAGTACTTTCTCATACCAGAAACAACCCGGTATTAGTGGTAAGTAGCAAGCCGGGTATGGGCAAGTTTGGTAGTCTGCTCAATTTTATTGCTTATCAGGGAAAAATAACCTTTGAAATTAACGAAGAAGCCATTCAGAACCGTAACCTACAATTTGCTCAACAGGTGAAAGCTATTGGAAAGGTGTTATAAACCACTCATCATATCCATTGAAAAGAGGCCGTTTGAATGAAATCCAAACGGCCTCTCGTATTATATACGATCTATTAAAACTTCTTTATACGTATCATAAATGATATAACAACTACTAGAAATTAGTATCAATGATTGGTTCGGTAAGGGTGTTATCTGCAAAGTCCATGATGACTACCCCATACCTTCCGCTAGGCTGCGAATTGAAGTAGTTACGAACTCTTGGGTTGATGTTATCAGACACTGCATCTATGTCGGGGATACCGAACCAACCGGGCTTATAGCCACTGGTATAATTTAAAAACAATCTGCTTTGGCTAGCGGAAGTGCTAGCTTCAACCAACAAATTTTCAATAGCATTCCATTTCGAATTATTATCCGGTACCTGGTACTGATCTTGAACCTTGAGCTGTGCCTGCGCATTGTTTATTTCAAATGTTGTATTGTCAGACCAGGCAGTAGCAGCAATACCCTTAGGTAGCAAAGAAGCTGAGAACCTTCTCAATAATACTATTTTACCTCTTACCTGCCCCAAGTCAGGTATACCAGCCCCCAAATACCATTTGGAAGGGTTTTGTTGTACGTAGCTGTCAAAAGTCTGCTCAAAAGAGCGTGTATTGTTAGTTGGATCATACTCTTCCTTTACTGACATAACGATGGTCTCATCTGGATTGGACTGTAAAAAGCTAAAGCAGTCATTAAGCACATCATTAAAATTAATGTTTTGATATACCACACCATGATGTATGGCAAAAGCATCGTCAATGTGTCTGCACCTGATATCCAGATAGCGTACCCCTGCTTGTAGCTGCTGTAGAATACTTAGATCCTGACATTTTGCAGTCCCGGAAAGCAAGGGATGATCGTAACGAGCGCCGCTATCATGTGTACCCGGTATTGATAACGCAGACAAGCTGGTAGCATCGCTGAGTACGCTCATCCAGTTTTGGTTGGTGTAAGTATCAGTTTGTATATTCTGATCAGCCAAAGGCATATTCCCAGTCTTCATGAGTTGGAGGTTTTCCTGCTCACAAGAGGCAAAAGCAAAGAGCACAAACAGGCTAAAAAAAGATTTTAGTAGGTTTTTCATGATTGTAAGTATTGGTTTGAAAAATGATTGAGTAAAAAAAACCGCATCAGAATATTCTGATGCGGTGTAAATTATTTACCAGCCTTCGTTCTGGCTTAATATGCCATTGCTAGCCTCAATTTCATGTGGTGGTATAGGCCACACACTATGGATTTCAGGATCAAACTGAGGGCGTGCTGGCCAGGCCACACTACCGTCATGCGCGTGAAGCGGTTGTGCATAAATGGAGTCCGCATCTCCCCAACGTACCAGGTCAAAATGGCGATCACTCCATTCTCCCGCTAACTCACATCTTCTCTCCCGCTTAAGGTCTTCCATATTAGCTCCGCTAATGGGAGAAAGTCCGGCACGAGTGCGCACTTCGTTAAGTGGAGCATCTCCGTTTTTACCATCTGCTATCAGAGCTTCAGCTTTGATCAGTAGAACTTCCGCATAACGGATTAGCGGTACATTTAAGTCTGTAGAAGGCTTGTCGCCATTGGGGTTAACCCGGTTTACATCGCTAAAGGGCTCCACGTACTTTCCAAACATATAACCCGTTTCGTTATTTGAAGTCTGGTACCAGGTAAATGGCTCTCCAAAATAGGTAAACTCTGTTCCTTCTTTAAAAATAGTTACATCACGACGAGCATCACCTTCCTGATAGGCATCATAAAGTTCTTTGGTGGGTTGGTAGTACCCCCAACCGTTGTACTTACCCCAACCTTTATTTTCAAACATAACCCCAGGTAAAATGCTCCCAGTCTGGGTATTTGATACAACCGACCAGATGTATTCGCTGCCAAAGTTTTCTGCCGATGAAAAAACAGCTCTATAATCTTCTGATGGATTTCCGGTATTAATTAAGGCATGCTGACCTGAGTTTATGACTAAATCTGCTGATTCTACTGCCTTAGAATACTTGGAAGCATCATACTGTGCCCAGTATAGATAAGTTTTCGCCATAAACGCCTGAGCAGCAGTTTTATGGGCTCTACCTCTGTCTGCTGCACCATATTCACTAAAGTAAGGAAGCAGTGCCGCGGCCTTTTCAAATTCGCTCACGATGTAAGCGTAATTTTCATTGACGTGAGCAGTACGCGGAATGTTGAAGTTTGCCATATCTTCACGATCAATGATAGGGACACCAGCTTTTTCATTCCCAAAGCGATAAGCCAGATCCAGGTACATAAGCCCTGAGAAAAAATAAGCTTCACCCATAATTCTGTTTTTCAGGCTTTCATCTATCTCCATACCTTCCAGGTTATTTATGATATCATTAGCCCTTTTGATCACCGTATATTTTTTAGACCAAATGTTCCGAATATAGCCTTCGTCACCGGTACAAATAAAGTTTTTCATATTATCAGGGTCAGCCTTTACCCTACCTGTTACCATATCATCACTGGCATTAATGAACCAGAAGTAACCTCTACCATACATATCGTCATCGGTCATGGCACTGTATAAGCCATTAGAGGCTGCAATGGCATCACCGTCAGTTTGCCAGAAGGTAGCATCAGTGGGAGAACCTATGGGTCTAAGTTCCAGAAACTCTTCGGAGCAGGCCGAGACCGTCAGTATCAAAAATACGAGAATACTATATTGTAATGTTTTCATAAGATTGCATAGTTGTATATTAAAAATCACGCTCCTGAAGTGTTAAAGCCCAATGTTTAATCCAACAATGAAGCTTCTGGACTGAGGATAATACCCCTGATCTATACCATGATCAGCAATAACTTCAGGGTCCATACCAGAGTATTTAGTGAGTGTTAGAAGATTGGTAGCCGTGAAGTAAAGCCTGAAAGAAGAAGTTCGTATGCGTTCGCGCAGCGCTAAAGGCAGTGTATAGCCGAGCGTCAGATTTTTGACACGCATATATGAGGCATCTTCAAGATACCAGTCAGAAGTTGTTCCGAAATTGTTATTTTCATCTTTAACTGACACTCTTGGTATGTCGGACCCAGTGTTGTCAGGCGACCAGGCATCTTTGATATCACTCATCATATTATAACCCTGCGTAGGCTTTAGTGTACTAAACTTTAAGCCGTTAAATACCTTCACGCCCTGTACACCCTGAAGCAACATGCTCAAATCAAAGTTTTTGTAGTTCAGGTTCAAACTCATACCATAGGTCAGGTCAGGGAAGTTGTCACCTTTAAACACCTTATCTTCTTCATTTAACTTTCCATCACCGTTCTGATCTACAAACTTCAGATCTCCTGCCTGAGCCAGAGCTTGTATTGGCTCGCCATCGGGTCCGGTATAGCTCTCCACTTCCTGATCGCTCTGGAAAAGCCCATCCGTTTCATACACATAATACGAGTAGATCGCGTGCCCAACTTCGCTACGCAATGGCTGTAAAATACCTCTAACATTGTTGCCATGTTGTATGTTGGTGTAGTTTTCGCCGAGGCTGGTCACCTCATTCTGTATAGTAGTAATGTTTGCAGAAACATCCAGGTGAAGGTCACCAATATTGTTATTATAACCCAGCTGAAACTCCAAACCTTTGTTTTCTACCGAACCTGCATTTTCCCAGGGGGAATTAGACACGCCAGCTGTACCCACAAGTGGTACCTGAAGCAGCATATCATCTGTCTTTTTGATGAAGTAATCTGCATTTACATATACCTTATTTTTAAGCAAACTTGCATTGATGCCAATATCTGTTTGCGTAGTGGTTTCCCACTTGATGTCAGGGTTAGCAATACCATCTATAGCATAGCCATAATAATCTGTGTAAGATGCAGGGTCCCCTAAAAGTGCCTGAGTACGGCTCAGAGTAATGGCTGTAGGATAATTTCCTAATGCACCCTGGTTACCAATTTTACCCCAGCTTGCCCTTACTTTCAAATCGTCCAGCCAACTGGCACCATCCATAAAGCCTTCGTTGGTAAGTCTCCAGGCCAATGATGCTGAAGGGAACACACCCCAGCGGTTGTCTTCGCTAAGCTTAGAAGAGCCATCTCTACGCACAGTAGCCGTAAAGAGGTATTTATCGTCAAAGTCATAATTCAGTCGAGCCAGGGTAGAGATCAACGAATTTTCGCTTTTACCACCGGCAGGTGTACCAAAAGGGCCATTAGCATTAGGGAAGTATTGTTGGTCTGGCACTTCGCTCTGGAAACCACGAGCATCCATTCTAAAGTACTCATAACTGTTTTTCTGAGCCATATAACCTAGCAAAAGGTTAAAACTATGCCTGTCGGCTAATACTTTGCTGTACGATAATGTATTCTCTATTACATATGCATTAGAGATGATGTTCTCCTGGCTGAGTTCGTTATAATCAAAAATTTTACCCGGCTCGGTAATCCGTGAAGTGAAGCTTTTGGCAGAAGTGTTAGAGCGGTTAAGCCCGGCATTTAAACGATAATTGAGTCCGTCAATCAGGCTATATTCCAGATAAACATTTCCCGTAATATTGGTTGTTGGGCGCTTGTGGTTCAATCTGTCTAGATAAGCTACCGGATTAATCAGATCACCATAGGAACCTATATAACTACTTCCACGAGGAGCTACTCCTCCGTACAGGCCATCTTCTTCATTCTCCCAGATTGTAGCACTAGGAGGGTAATACAATGCTGTAATTACTGCACCGGTGTATCCGGAAGTTGTGTTCACCCCATAGTTTCCGTTGTTAAACGCCAAGGCGAAGTTTTCTCCTACCTTAAGTTTATCATTAAGGTCAAAGTCGCTATTTAAACGCAGCGAGTATCGCTCTGCCCAGGTGTTCTTTAATGTACCTTCGGTCTTTTTATAACCTAACGAACCATAGAAACGGCTATGCTCACTTCCACCATTCACTGAAAGATCATAGTTCTGGATAATACCAGTCCTGAAAATCTCATCCATCCAATTGGTTCTGGTTTCCAGGCCATATGCGTTAGTTTCTGCTTGAATATATTCTCTGCCCGCATAGTCCGCTGCATACCCTCCATTATCAAAAGCAAGGTTCATTACATCGGCATATTCCTGAGCATTTAAAGCGTCCAGAGTATTCCAGGCATTTTGTACTCCTGCATATGCATTCAGGTTAATACTGGGCTTTCTGCTACTGCCTTTTTTAGTAGTCACAATTACCACACCTGCCGCTGCACGAGCTCCATAGATAGCCGCCGCCGATGCATCTTTTAGTACAGTAAGTGACTCAATGTCTGCTGGGTTAGGCAAAGTAGCTCCCGGTAAGCCATCTACAACATACAAGGGCTCTTCATTAGACAAGGTACCTATACCTCTTACCCGCACAAGAGGAGCAGCCGTAGGGTCTCCCCCATTATTGAGCACTGTAACTCCAGCTACAGTACCCTGCATAATCTGCTGAGCATTGTATATGGGGCGTTCATTAATCTGTTTAATCGCGTCTACTTCAGCTACAGCTCCAGTAAGGTCTTTCTTTTCTGCTGTACCATAACCGATAACGACCACATTGTTTAATGAGGTTAATGATGGCATTAGCGTAACATCTATAACAGACCTACCCCTCACAGGTATCATTTCAGTTTCGTATCCGATAAATGAAAAGGCCAGAGTATCCGTTTCGGCTACCACCAGTTTGTAGTTACCATCTATATCAGTGATCGTACCCAGATTAGTGTCTTTTACCAGCACATTTACGCCAGGTATCGGTAGGTTATCTACATCTGTTACTCTACCGCTTACTGAAATTTCGGATATTTTATTAATAGTTTGGTTTTTTTCGGGACGCTTTACAACGACAATACTCCGGTTTATCCGCTTAAAATTCAGGTTTGTCTGAGATGCTACCGAGTACAGTATATCCTTTAAGGATTTGTTTTCTGCTTTTACAAAAACCTGCTGATTTAAATCTACATAGCCGCTACTGTAAGAAAAGGTAAACTCTGTACGCTTCTCTATTTCGCTCAGCACATTTTTTACATTGGTTTTGCCTAATGTCAGGCTCAGCTTAATTTCGCTCAGGCTTTGCTGACTTTCGGCCCGGGCTTCCACAATGGTGGTACTCAGCAAAAGCTGCACAGCAAGCCATAGGCATACTGTCCTGCTTATGCCTATGAATGACAATACATGTTTTTTCATAAACAACGAGGTTAAGTAAGTAGGTAAAAAAAAGATTAAGTAATGATGATAGCTTTATTCAGTAGCGCAGGGAGACTCTTCCAGTACCACCTGCCTTGCATTTATCTGATAATTCATACAAGCCGCATAGTGCATCACTTCCAGTATGCTCTCCAGAGTTTCGTGCTGAAAAGCACCGGAAAATTTCCTTTGTAGTAAAGCTGCCTGTCTAACCTCTATTTCCACATCGTACCAGCGCTCCAGTTTTGGTAATATTTCTGCCAAGCTCATATCCTCAAATACTAGCTTACCCTCTCGCCAGGCAGTTATCGCAATTATATCCTGTTTACCTTTTAGTAAAGAGCTACCACTATCAGATAGGCGTACACCTTCAGTAGGCTCCACCAGCTTGTACACACTGCTATCCTGTTTTAGTTGTACATTCACCAAGCCGCTAGCCACAGCTACCGAAGCTTTGCCCTGCTCGTATTCATTCACGTTAAAAGAAGTACCCAGCACTTTTATCTCAAGAGATTGAGTCTGTATGCTAAAAGCTGACTGCTCATTACGCACTACATCAAAAAAGGCTTCTCCTTCTAGGGTAACTTTTCTTTGCTTAAAAGCGCGGTCATAGCTAAGACTACTACCTGCATTGAGCCACACCTTAGAGCTATCAGGTAAGCGAACGGTCTGTATTTTACCTTTAGGCACACGTATCTCTACCATGTTCGGCTCGTACTCAGCTACTGTCTGTTCAACAATAATTTCTCTGCCTGGCAGCCACCAAAGCGCTAAAGCCAGAATAATTGATACGGAAGCAGCCAGCCCTAAATACATAGGGCTCAACGATGGACTTTTCTTTTGTACTGGTGCTACTGACTCTTCCAGCGCAATAAGTTTATGACGTAGCCTCTGCTTACCCCGCTGCAAATTATAGCTTGGGTAATATCTTTCTTTTTTCCACTCTCGCACTGCTTCGTCATACAACTGCTTTTTGTCTGGTTCTGAAGCCAGAATATCATGCAGCCTATGCTGTTCTTCAGGACTTGCTTCTCCTGACAAAACTCTGGTAAGCAATGTCCAAAAGTGTGCTTCGTTCATTTTTATGCTCTTCTACTACTATGACAGTAGTAGAAGAAACAATCTGGTAGTCTGTAGCAGATTTTTTTTATTTTTTTTTACAGCTGTAGAGAAAGTAAAAGTGTAGTAGTAGCCGATAGGTAATGCACTAAGGAGCTAAGGTGTGCTTTATATCCATTCATGTGTTTAACGGCCAGGGTCATATGCTTTTGAACCGTTTCCACTGATATATTGAGCAGCTCTGCTATCTCTTTGTAGGGGAGGCCATCCAGTCGGTTGAGCCTGAAGATGAGCTGACGTTTAGGGGGCATCTGAGAGATGAGTTCATCTACTTTATGAAAAAGGTCTTCGTAGTACAACGATTTCTCTACGCCTTCTTCCACCGGATAAGCCTGGGTATAATCCTCATAGCTTCTGTGTCGCTCCTCTTTCTGCAAAAGGTTAAGCGACTGGTTTTTTACAGCTACCAGAAAATAAGACTTAAGTTTTTGGCGGATAGTCAATGTTTGCCGATTAGCCCACAGCTTTACAAACACATCGGCCACAGCCTCTTCTGCAAGCTGAACATTTTTAAGAAAATAGAGAGAAACTTCCACCAGCGTATCATAGTACTTTTCAAAAAGCGCTTCCAAAGCCTCTTCATCTCCAGCCTTGATCATGTGGAGCATTTGCTCGTCACTCAACTGATTGTACTTTTCTTTCATACTCACCGATGTGGAAGAAGTTTACTACAAAAGAAAAATTTAATTTAAATGAATATTCAGTCAGACGATTAAATTAGTATTAACTTCTATACAGATAATTCTTATTTATTTAACAGCTCTCCCTTAGCCTCATTTATGTTTTTCTTTAAGTTTATAGCCAAGAAGTGTGTTGTACTACCTTATAGCCCTTTTGTCACCCTGCACATGGCTACTTTTTAAACTATAGGTAAATGACATAACTTTCAAAGTAGTTTAACCCCCAACTATCAACGCTATTAGTTTTTGCTAACTAAAACTTCAAAGCTTTTGATCAAGCCCATTGAGTGTGCATGTGCTTATGCTTTTTTTAGTACAAAAATCTGTAGTTGGCTCATTAAAATGTACACTTGCTGATCTGGGCCGTTTAGCATGCCCAGAGCTCACAGATACAAGCCTGATAGATACCAGAAAAAGTTACACTTGAGCAAAAAACTTTGCCTTAGCTCTCAGGTTCTACTAGTGTATCAACTTAAACACAAAACAATGAAAGAAGGCTCTAAAGTAAAATGGAAGTGGGGAGATAATTGGGCACAAGGGAAAGTGCAGAGTGTATTTGAAGAAAAAACCACCCGAAAGATAAAAGGAGCAGAAGTAACCAGAAACGGCTCCAAAGATGACCCTGCTTTGTATATTGAACAGGAAGGTGGAGATCATGTACTTAAATTGGCTAGTGAAGTAAAGGAGGCATAAAAGTTATGAAAGAC
This window of the Porifericola rhodea genome carries:
- a CDS encoding FecR family protein encodes the protein MNEAHFWTLLTRVLSGEASPEEQHRLHDILASEPDKKQLYDEAVREWKKERYYPSYNLQRGKQRLRHKLIALEESVAPVQKKSPSLSPMYLGLAASVSIILALALWWLPGREIIVEQTVAEYEPNMVEIRVPKGKIQTVRLPDSSKVWLNAGSSLSYDRAFKQRKVTLEGEAFFDVVRNEQSAFSIQTQSLEIKVLGTSFNVNEYEQGKASVAVASGLVNVQLKQDSSVYKLVEPTEGVRLSDSGSSLLKGKQDIIAITAWREGKLVFEDMSLAEILPKLERWYDVEIEVRQAALLQRKFSGAFQHETLESILEVMHYAACMNYQINARQVVLEESPCATE
- a CDS encoding TonB-dependent receptor, with protein sequence MKKHVLSFIGISRTVCLWLAVQLLLSTTIVEARAESQQSLSEIKLSLTLGKTNVKNVLSEIEKRTEFTFSYSSGYVDLNQQVFVKAENKSLKDILYSVASQTNLNFKRINRSIVVVKRPEKNQTINKISEISVSGRVTDVDNLPIPGVNVLVKDTNLGTITDIDGNYKLVVAETDTLAFSFIGYETEMIPVRGRSVIDVTLMPSLTSLNNVVVIGYGTAEKKDLTGAVAEVDAIKQINERPIYNAQQIMQGTVAGVTVLNNGGDPTAAPLVRVRGIGTLSNEEPLYVVDGLPGATLPNPADIESLTVLKDASAAAIYGARAAAGVVIVTTKKGSSRKPSINLNAYAGVQNAWNTLDALNAQEYADVMNLAFDNGGYAADYAGREYIQAETNAYGLETRTNWMDEIFRTGIIQNYDLSVNGGSEHSRFYGSLGYKKTEGTLKNTWAERYSLRLNSDFDLNDKLKVGENFALAFNNGNYGVNTTSGYTGAVITALYYPPSATIWENEEDGLYGGVAPRGSSYIGSYGDLINPVAYLDRLNHKRPTTNITGNVYLEYSLIDGLNYRLNAGLNRSNTSAKSFTSRITEPGKIFDYNELSQENIISNAYVIENTLSYSKVLADRHSFNLLLGYMAQKNSYEYFRMDARGFQSEVPDQQYFPNANGPFGTPAGGKSENSLISTLARLNYDFDDKYLFTATVRRDGSSKLSEDNRWGVFPSASLAWRLTNEGFMDGASWLDDLKVRASWGKIGNQGALGNYPTAITLSRTQALLGDPASYTDYYGYAIDGIANPDIKWETTTQTDIGINASLLKNKVYVNADYFIKKTDDMLLQVPLVGTAGVSNSPWENAGSVENKGLEFQLGYNNNIGDLHLDVSANITTIQNEVTSLGENYTNIQHGNNVRGILQPLRSEVGHAIYSYYVYETDGLFQSDQEVESYTGPDGEPIQALAQAGDLKFVDQNGDGKLNEEDKVFKGDNFPDLTYGMSLNLNYKNFDLSMLLQGVQGVKVFNGLKFSTLKPTQGYNMMSDIKDAWSPDNTGSDIPRVSVKDENNNFGTTSDWYLEDASYMRVKNLTLGYTLPLALRERIRTSSFRLYFTATNLLTLTKYSGMDPEVIADHGIDQGYYPQSRSFIVGLNIGL
- a CDS encoding DUF2945 domain-containing protein — its product is MKEGSKVKWKWGDNWAQGKVQSVFEEKTTRKIKGAEVTRNGSKDDPALYIEQEGGDHVLKLASEVKEA
- a CDS encoding RNA polymerase sigma-70 factor, with translation MKEKYNQLSDEQMLHMIKAGDEEALEALFEKYYDTLVEVSLYFLKNVQLAEEAVADVFVKLWANRQTLTIRQKLKSYFLVAVKNQSLNLLQKEERHRSYEDYTQAYPVEEGVEKSLYYEDLFHKVDELISQMPPKRQLIFRLNRLDGLPYKEIAELLNISVETVQKHMTLAVKHMNGYKAHLSSLVHYLSATTTLLLSLQL